From the Sebastes fasciatus isolate fSebFas1 chromosome 3, fSebFas1.pri, whole genome shotgun sequence genome, one window contains:
- the herc3 gene encoding putative E3 ubiquitin-protein ligase HERC3, with product MLCWGNAKDGQLGIGTERNPMFEPRNCHVFSGRGLKEVTCGGQHSMFLLHDGSVYTCGSNSCGQLGHDKPGTSPELVGALDTQTITMVSSGRAHSMAVNEQGQVFAWGAGEGGQLGLGSAEAAVRIPRLVKRLCDHRISQVMCGNQHCIALSRDGQLFTWGQNTSGQLGHGKGESSKLFPHPLKSLAGIPLAQITAGGDHSFALSLSGAVFGWGKNRAGQLGLNDKQDRAVPCHIKFLRSQKVVHISCGDEHTAALTKDGGLFTFGEGSWGQLGHGSTNNELLPRRVLELMGTEVSQITCGRHHTLAFVPSSDVVYAFGCNSHGQLGTGILGDARSPFPVKASFLTGNFHRTESKKYTVTKIICGGDHSFLLYSNEQSFVPPEDFRVINVSKSLAPFNYERLNSWRLKLMYSTDSGVTNDIIIQLSSTACWNASFLDQSDDTHFKTNPKIPGIDLNAVKKLFETLSKPAFSGLLEKATKSFESLMIPQLPRSPPDVEAMRIYLILSEYPALMDSKNYIRLTIPLAMAILRLDANPGKVLDNWWCLVDCNVFTRMVDMYKSIVVFMLTGGKTLLVPVFFENYFVATLRLLEKLHKVNLKARHVEYNHFYIPDVTSLVDIQEDYLKWFLSKADIKQSSSPSQSDFPSVNLCAYPFILNAQAKTTMLQTDAELQMQMAVSGANLHNVFMLLTLEPHLARNPYLVLHVRRDHLVSDTLRELTMYSDVDLKKPLKVIFDGEEAVDAGGVTKEFFLLLLKELMDPVYGMFTHYKDSNLLWFSDKCFVEQNWFHLIGIICGLAIYNSTVVDLHFPLVLYKKVLNVAPTLEDFKELSPTEARSLQQLLDYDGSDVEETFLLNFAITRENYGVTEVKELVPGGESITVDKNNRKEFVEAYLRYVFSGSVSEQYSAFSSGFLKVCGGEILSLFQPSELMAMVVGNNNYNWEEMEKNAVYKGEYTATHPTVRLFWEVFHEFPLEKKKQFLLFLTGSDRIPIHGMESMRIVIQSTTAEEHYLPVAHTCYNLLDMPRYQTKEILRRRLTRAVEQYEGFSLV from the exons ATGCTGTGTTGGGGTAATGCAAAGGATGGACAGCTGGGTATTGGCACAGAGAGGAACCCCATGTTTGAGCCGAGGAACTGTCATGTGTTCAGTGGCAGGGGACTGAAAGAGGTGACCTGTGGAGGGCAACACTCAATGTTCCTGCTGCACGATGGTAGTGTGTACACATGTGGTTCTAACAGCTGTGGACAGCTGGGCCACGACAAACCAGGGACTTCCCCAG AGCTTGTAGGAGCTCTGGATACTCAGACGATAACAATGGTGTCGAGTGGTCGGGCTCATTCGATGGCGGTGAATGAGCAGGGTCAAGTGTTTGCGTGGGGAGCCGGCGAAGGGGGCCAGCTCGGCCTGGGGAGTGCAGAGGCGGCTGTTCGAATCCCAAG GTTGGTCAAAAGGCTGTGTGACCACCGGATCTCTCAAGTAATGTGTGGGAATCAGCACTGCATTGCACTTTCTAGAG ATGGCCAGCTGTTCACGTGGGGCCAGAACACCAGCGGTCAGCTCGGCCACGGGAAAGGAGAATCCAGCAAGCTGTTCCCTCATCCTCTCAAGTCTCTGGCGGGTATTCCTCTGGCACAGATCACTGCCGGGGGAGACCACAGCTTTGCTCTCTCCTTGTCCGGAGCTGTGTTTGGATGGGGCAAAAACAGAGCCGGACAACTGGGTCTCAATGATAAACAAG ATCGGGCTGTCCCGTGTCACATCAAATTTTTGAGATCTCAAAAAGTTGTTCACATCAGCTGTGGAGATGAACACACAGCGGCCCTCACAAAG GACGGCGGCTTGTTTACATTTGGCGAAGGCTCGTGGGGTCAGCTGGGTCACGGCTCCACCAATAATGAACTTTTACCCAGACGGGTGCTGGAGCTCATGGGCACTGAGGTGTCCCAGATCACCTGTGGCAG GCACCACACGTTGGCATTTGTGCCTTCCTCTGACGTGGTGTATGCGTTTGGTTGTAACAGCCACGGCCAGCTGGGCACAGGAATACTGGGGGATGCCAGAAGCCCATTTCCTGTCAAGGCCAGTTTCCTGACTGGAAATTTCCATAGAACAG aatcaaaaaaatatacagtgaCCAAAATCATCTGTGGAGGAGACCATAGCTTCTTGTTGTACTCGAATGAACAG AGTTTTGTCCCCCCAGAAGACTTCAGAGTGATTAATGTCAGTAAATCACTCGCCCCGTTCAATTATGAACGATTAAATTCATGGAGGTTAAAGCTGATGTACAGCACAGACTCTGGTGTCACAAA TGACATTATAATTCAACTCTCCTCTACGGCTTGTTGGAACGCCAGCTTCTTGGACCAAAG TGATGATACCCACTTCAAAACCAACCCAAAGATCCCTGGCATCGATCTCAACGCTGTCAAAAAGCTTTTTGAGACGCTCAGCAAACCGGCTTTCTCTGGACTTCTGGAGAAG GCCACCAAGAGTTTTGAGAGTCTGATGATCCCTCAGCTGCCGCGCTCCCCTCCTGACGTCGAGGCTATGAGGATCTACCTCATCTTGTCTGAGTACCCGGCCCTGATGGACTCTAAGAACTACATCCGCCTCACTATCCCCCTGGCAATGGCCATCCTCCGGCTGGACGCCAACCCTGGCAAAGTATTGG ATAACTGGTGGTGTTTAGTGGACTGCAATGTGTTCACCAGAATGGTCGACATGTACAAGAGCATCGTTGTGTTCATGCTAACGGGAGGCAAGACGCTGCTTGTACCGGTGTTCTTCGAGAACTACTTTGTCGCCACATTAAGGCTGCTGGAGAAACTTCACAAG GTAAACTTAAAGGCCCGCCATGTGGAGTACAACCACTTTTATATCCCTGATGTCACCAGCCTGGTGGACATCCAGGAAGACTACCTCAAATGGTTTCTGAGTAAAGCTGACATC AAACAATCATCCTCCCCTTCACAG AGTGACTTCCCCTCAGTGAACCTATGTGCCTACCCGTTCATACTGAACGCTCAAGCCAAGACAACCATGCTGCAAACAGACGCTGAACTGCAAATGCAG ATGGCAGTAAGCGGTGCAAACCTACACAACGTCTTTATGCTGCTCACGCTGGAACCCCACCTTGCTAGGAACCCTTACTTGGTGCTTCACGTGCGCAGGGACCATTTAGTGAGTGACACATTACGAGAGCTCACAATGTACTCTGATGTGGACCTCAAGAAACCGCTCAAG gtgATCTTTGATGGCGAGGAGGCCGTGGATGCAGGCGGTGTAACTAAAGAgttcttcctgctgctgttaaaGGAGCTGATGGATCCTGTATACGGGATGTTCACTCATTACAAAGACTCCAACCTGCTGTGGTTCTCAGACAAA tgtTTTGTTGAGCAGAACTGGTTTCACCTGATCGGGATCATCTGCGGTCTGGCCATCTACAACTCCACGGTGGTGGACCTCCACTTCCCCCTGGTCCTCTACAAGAAGGTGCTCAATGTGGCGCCAACGCTGGAGGACTTCAAGGAGCTCTCACCCACCGAGGCCAG GAGTCTGCAACAACTTCTAGACTACGACGgaagtgatgtggaggagacgTTTCTTCTCAACTTTGCT ATCACAAGGGAGAACTATGGGGTGACAGAAGTCAAGGAGCTCGTTCCTGGAGGAGAGAGCATCACTgtagacaaaaacaacag gaagGAGTTTGTAGAGGCCTACCTGCGCTACGTGTTCTCAGGCTCGGTGAGCGAGCAGTACTCGGCCTTCTCCTCTGGCTTCCTGAAGGTGTGCGGTGGGGAGATCCTGTCGCTGTTCCAGCCCTCCGAGCTGATGGCCATGGTGGTCggcaacaacaactacaactggGAGGAAATGGAGAAG AATGCTGTTTACAAAGGGGAATATACAGCCACTCATCCAACCGTCAGATTGTTCTGGGAGGTTTTCCACGAGTTCCctctggagaagaagaagcagttcTTAT TGTTCCTGACCGGCAGCGACCGTATCCCCATCCACGGCATGGAGAGCATGCGCATCGTCATCCAGTCCACCACAGCGGAGGAGCACTACCTGCCGGTGGCCCACACCTGCTACAACCTGCTGGACATGCCCCGCTACCAGACCAAAGAGATCCTGCGCCGCCGTCTCACTCGGGCCGTGGAGCAGTACGAGGGCTTCAGCCTGGTCTGA